The following are encoded together in the Malaya genurostris strain Urasoe2022 chromosome 3, Malgen_1.1, whole genome shotgun sequence genome:
- the LOC131434584 gene encoding uncharacterized protein LOC131434584 yields MNALVYVVGYAVTKLKHRRCRKRMVLKHGVLQILQNRYSFCRLKHHLHANGFKYPNNAAIEIGTLLLIAFKEKFYNFFTESRSGVKNRLTEYVDYCDYESYICPTCFERFTDCLINTLIKGQLLKIKNKINKKNRNTSLKKNGKARRMGIESKQQVNKTGKMEKYRRTNYKIKRTRLNQESDSVQPIQNTEKNDVVIPCSTKELIGGPSSSCENAPKLVEKDYEQIEMEKCVTMLENFVAKFPPRNTIRVEQRDCLHLSLEYILSTFTDFENELRHIFIKYKKYGRYLSKIMELTSWNELSNILDENHKLRMIIYLEQKLLPEQEFGMHSEFFSSVLIYEWGLRVFMKIHNFSNRQDALEHIRLQEDMVIYERD; encoded by the exons ATGAATGCTCTCGTATATGTTGTTGGATATGCAGTGACAAAACTAAAACATAGAAGGTGTCGTAAACGAATGGTTCTGAAACACGGAGTATTGCAGATCCTGCAAAATCGTTATTCGTTCTGTAGATTGAAACATCATCTTCATGCAAACGGATTCAAATATCCTAATAATGCAGCAATTGAGATCGGTACCCTTCTATTAATAGctttcaaagaaaaattctaCAATTTTTTTACCGAAAGTAGATCAGGAGTGAAGAACAGATTAACTGAATATGTTGATTACTGTGACTATGAGTCGTATATTTGCCCCACTTGTTTCGAAAGATTTACTGACTGCCTTATAAACACTCTAATTAAAGGAcaacttttgaaaataaaaaacaaaatcaacaagAAAAATCGCAACACCAGTTTGAAAAAGAATGGAAAAGCCCGCAGGATGGGTATTGAAAGCAAGCAACAGGTTAATAAAACAGGCAAGATGGAAAAATATAGGcgaacaaattataaaataaaacgaaCCCGGCTAAATCAAGAATCTGATTCAGTCCAGccaattcaaaatacagaaaaaaatgacgTTGTAATCCCATGTAGTACAAAGGAACTTATTGGTGGTCCTAGCTCATCATGTGAAAATGCTCCAAAACTCGTTGAAAAGGATTATGAACAAATCGAGATGGAAAAATGTGTGACAATGCTGGAAAATTTTGTAGCTAAATTCCCACCGCGAAATACGATTCGGGTCGAGCAAAG agattgtCTTCACTTATCTCTTGAATACATTTTAAGTACGTTCACTGATTTTGAGAATGAACTGCGGCACATTTTTATTAAGTACAAAAAATACGGTAGATACCTTTCCAAAATAATGGAATTAACGAGTTGGAATGAACTATCCAATATCTTAGACGAGAATCATAAGTTAAGAATGATTATTTATCTGGAACAAAAACTGCTTCCAGAACAAGAATTTGGAATG catAGCGAATTTTTTAGCTCAGTTCTGATTTATGAATGGGGGTTGCGTGTTTTCATGAAAATACATAATTTTTCAAACCGACAAGATGCTCTAGAACACATCAGGTTGCAGGAAGATATGGTCATTTACGAACGTGACTAA